From one Streptosporangiales bacterium genomic stretch:
- a CDS encoding aminotransferase class I/II-fold pyridoxal phosphate-dependent enzyme, which translates to MSRSVPVELAVTLDRAAATALPQQLAGALRDRVRDGELRPGVRLPSTRDLARQLRVSRAVVQAAYDQLHAEGWLLGRVGAGTYVADVGGADTPTRPATPPRQRATAARVVSLRPGVPLAETRPHPTWRRAWREVSASVPPAGYPDPLGLVELRAAVCEYLGRARGVACRPDEVMITTGTSHGWQLLLDAVLTDARRIGVEDPGYRKAVAAVRRAGRELVDVPVDRDGLIVDALPRDGALAAVYTTPAHQFPLGGRLPAGRRYALLDWARRHRSLIIEDDYDSEFRYDVAPLPALAQLDRASVVYLGTASKTLGPALRIGWLVADADVVARLAAFRSEVNDLPAWPVQRALLALFRDGHVDQTVRRVRRTYLDRCRRVCAALAPYGEIVGEDAGLHVNLLLPDAATEARVCAIAATNGVEVDALSDLRRSASGPRGLVVGYGANSDADLDYALATLVAALREGR; encoded by the coding sequence ATGTCGCGTTCCGTACCTGTGGAGCTGGCGGTCACGCTGGACCGCGCGGCGGCCACGGCGTTGCCGCAGCAGCTGGCCGGCGCGCTGCGCGACCGGGTGCGCGACGGCGAGCTGCGGCCGGGTGTCCGCCTGCCGTCCACCCGTGACCTCGCCCGCCAGCTGCGGGTGTCGCGGGCGGTCGTGCAGGCGGCGTACGACCAGCTGCACGCGGAGGGCTGGCTGCTCGGCCGGGTGGGCGCGGGTACGTACGTCGCCGACGTGGGCGGCGCGGACACGCCGACGCGTCCGGCGACGCCGCCACGGCAGCGGGCGACGGCGGCTCGGGTAGTCTCGCTGCGGCCCGGTGTGCCGCTGGCCGAGACCCGCCCGCACCCGACCTGGCGGCGCGCCTGGCGCGAGGTGTCCGCATCAGTGCCGCCGGCCGGCTACCCGGACCCGCTCGGCCTGGTCGAGCTGCGCGCCGCCGTCTGCGAGTACCTGGGCCGCGCCCGCGGTGTCGCGTGCCGGCCGGACGAGGTGATGATCACGACCGGCACCTCGCACGGCTGGCAGCTGCTGCTGGACGCGGTGCTCACCGACGCCCGCAGGATCGGCGTGGAGGACCCCGGGTACCGCAAGGCCGTCGCCGCCGTGCGACGCGCCGGCCGGGAGCTGGTCGACGTCCCGGTCGACAGGGACGGGCTTATCGTCGACGCGCTGCCGCGCGACGGCGCGCTCGCCGCGGTCTACACCACGCCCGCACACCAGTTCCCGCTCGGCGGTCGGCTGCCCGCGGGACGCAGGTACGCGCTGCTCGACTGGGCGCGCCGCCACCGCTCGCTGATCATCGAGGACGACTACGACAGCGAGTTCCGCTACGACGTGGCGCCGCTGCCGGCGCTCGCCCAGCTGGACCGGGCGAGCGTCGTGTACCTCGGCACCGCGTCGAAGACCCTGGGCCCCGCACTGCGGATCGGTTGGCTGGTGGCCGATGCGGACGTCGTGGCGCGGCTCGCCGCCTTCCGCAGCGAGGTGAACGACCTCCCGGCCTGGCCCGTGCAGCGCGCGCTGCTCGCGCTCTTCCGCGACGGGCACGTCGACCAGACCGTACGCAGGGTGCGGCGGACGTACCTCGACCGGTGCCGCCGGGTGTGCGCGGCGCTCGCACCGTACGGCGAGATCGTCGGCGAGGACGCGGGTCTGCACGTCAACCTGTTGCTGCCGGACGCGGCGACAGAGGCCAGGGTCTGCGCGATCGCTGCGACAAATGGGGTGGAAGTCGACGCACTGAGCGACTTGCGGCGTTCGGCGTCTGGACCCCGTGGGTTGGTCGTC
- a CDS encoding pyridoxamine 5'-phosphate oxidase family protein, protein MDWSTRPLLPEAEAMTVTTTPLSSTPRTTFTRNADRGATDRAMLHEIVQEGMFCHLGVVMDGAPVVLPTTYAVDLSPDAPDAPDGTLYFHGSVAAGNLVTAGGDTTVCITVTHVDGLVLAKSGFHHSANYRSAVIFGTPRKLERAEKRHALDLLVDHLVPGRAATLREPTRKDLAATTVLALPLTEVSVKVRSGGVKDEESDLELPIWAGVLPLHTVAGDPQTADDCTEPVPTHVKERATILNQH, encoded by the coding sequence ATGGACTGGTCGACTCGGCCACTTCTACCCGAGGCTGAAGCCATGACCGTCACCACTACCCCGCTGTCCAGCACACCGCGGACCACGTTCACGAGGAACGCCGACCGCGGCGCCACCGACCGCGCCATGCTGCACGAGATCGTGCAGGAGGGCATGTTCTGCCACCTCGGCGTGGTGATGGACGGCGCCCCCGTCGTACTCCCGACCACGTACGCCGTGGACCTGTCCCCCGACGCACCTGACGCACCGGACGGCACGCTCTACTTCCACGGCTCGGTCGCGGCGGGCAACCTGGTGACTGCGGGCGGCGACACCACGGTGTGCATCACCGTCACGCACGTGGACGGCCTGGTGCTGGCCAAGTCCGGCTTCCACCACTCCGCGAACTACCGCAGTGCCGTCATCTTCGGCACCCCGCGCAAGCTCGAACGGGCCGAGAAGCGACACGCACTCGACCTGTTGGTCGACCACCTGGTGCCCGGCCGCGCGGCGACGCTGCGCGAGCCCACCCGCAAGGACCTGGCGGCCACTACCGTGCTCGCCCTGCCGCTCACCGAGGTGTCGGTGAAGGTGCGTTCCGGCGGCGTGAAGGACGAGGAGTCCGACCTGGAGCTACCGATCTGGGCCGGCGTGCTCCCCCTGCACACGGTCGCCGGCGACCCCCAGACCGCCGACGACTGCACCGAACCGGTGCCCACCCACGTCAAGGAGCGCGCCACCATACTCAACCAACACTGA